Proteins from one Nicotiana tabacum cultivar K326 chromosome 23, ASM71507v2, whole genome shotgun sequence genomic window:
- the LOC107829291 gene encoding remorin-like — protein sequence MGEEATLVVSPIASKETQENDHKNEPKEEVEENALALVPLIEDNKEQISPSKPPPPAPEKAADSGIQRSTGGSKDRDAALMKVESEKRLALIKAWEDNEKTKADNKAFKKLSAVGAWENSKKATIEFELKQIEEEFERKKAEYEEKMKNKMAVIHREAEEKRALIEANRGQDFLKVEETAAKFHATGIPKKFLGCFGR from the exons ATGGGAGAAGAAGCAACTCTTGTAGTTTCTCCAATAGCTTCTAAAGAAACTCAAGAAAATGACCACAAAAATGAGCCAAAAGAGGAAGTTGAAGAAAATGCTCTTGCTCTTGTTCCATTAATAGAGGATAATAAAGAGCAAATCTCTCCCTCTAAACCTCCTCCTCCTGCTCCAGAAA AGGCTGCAGATTCTGGGATTCAGAGAAGTACAGGGGGTTCCAAGGACagag ATGCTGCCCTTATGAAAGTTGAATCAGAGAAAAGATTGGCTTTGATCAAGGCATGGGAAGACAATGAAAAAACAAAGGCTGATAACAA GGCATTTAAAAAGTTGTCTGCTGTTGGAGCTTGGGAGAACTCTAAGAAGGCAACTATAGAATTTGAGCTGAAACAAATTGAG GAAGAATTTGAGAGGAAGAAGGCAGAATATGAAGAGAAGATGAAGAACAAGATGGCTGTAATTCACAGGGAAGCAGAAGAAAAGAGGGCACTAATTGAAGCAAATCGAGGCCAAGATTTTCTAAAAGTAGAGGAAACTGCTGCAAAATTTCATGCTACTGGAATTCCCAAAAAGTTCTTGGGTTGCTTTGGCCGctaa